In Vibrio diazotrophicus, the following proteins share a genomic window:
- the citC gene encoding [citrate (pro-3S)-lyase] ligase codes for MFDTYQFQKINTQNSSQMEKVRQFLLSMGLGIDADVEFFVIALNSNAIVGCAGLAGNTLKSIAVSPNFQGTGLSTQLLTEVVTHAYDMGRYNLFIYTKPDNYRMFHEAGFHQLTAVKDRVVLLENSKTRLQEHCEKLSSFAQPGEKIGSIVMNANPFTNGHRYLVQHASENCDWVHLFVVKEDRSFFSYLDRLNMIKAGVKEFNNVTVHAGSDYIISRATFPSYFLKDEGVINYCHTAVDLQIFRQYIAPALGITHRYVGTEPICKVTRFYNQQMHQWLSTPTIDSPKVTYVEIPRCEEEESPISASLVRKYLFENNWQAIEKIVPETTYAYLHQLFMEDTSAYHAKRKQAALRTAQAEQLSLS; via the coding sequence GTGTTTGATACATACCAATTCCAGAAAATTAACACTCAAAATAGCAGCCAAATGGAAAAGGTGCGGCAGTTCTTGCTTAGTATGGGGTTAGGGATAGATGCTGATGTCGAGTTCTTTGTCATTGCTTTGAATTCTAACGCAATTGTTGGATGCGCAGGGCTGGCTGGAAACACCCTTAAGTCTATAGCGGTTTCTCCCAACTTCCAAGGAACAGGCCTGTCGACTCAACTACTCACCGAAGTGGTCACGCATGCTTATGATATGGGTCGATACAACCTATTTATCTACACCAAACCAGATAACTACCGTATGTTCCACGAGGCGGGATTCCACCAACTTACCGCCGTAAAAGACAGAGTTGTCCTTCTGGAAAACAGTAAAACAAGACTGCAAGAACATTGCGAAAAGTTAAGTAGCTTCGCTCAACCTGGTGAAAAGATTGGCAGTATTGTGATGAATGCCAATCCGTTTACTAATGGTCATCGCTATTTAGTACAGCACGCTTCAGAAAACTGTGATTGGGTACATCTGTTTGTTGTGAAGGAAGACCGCTCTTTCTTTTCCTATTTAGATCGCCTAAATATGATCAAAGCGGGAGTGAAAGAGTTTAACAATGTTACTGTTCATGCCGGCTCTGACTACATCATATCCAGAGCAACGTTCCCGAGCTATTTTCTAAAGGATGAGGGGGTAATTAATTACTGCCACACTGCGGTTGATTTGCAAATATTTCGGCAGTATATCGCCCCAGCTTTGGGTATCACGCACCGATATGTGGGTACAGAACCTATTTGTAAGGTAACCCGTTTCTACAATCAGCAAATGCATCAGTGGTTGTCGACTCCAACCATTGACAGTCCTAAAGTTACTTATGTGGAAATTCCACGCTGTGAAGAAGAAGAGTCACCAATATCTGCTTCCTTAGTCAGAAAGTATTTGTTTGAAAACAACTGGCAAGCGATTGAGAAAATTGTTCCAGAAACGACTTACGCTTATCTGCATCAACTGTTTATGGAAGATACTTCTGCATATCACGCGAAGAGAAAACAAGCAGCGCTAAGAACCGCTCAGGCAGAGCAATTGAGTTTAAGCTGA